One Algihabitans albus DNA segment encodes these proteins:
- the hisH gene encoding imidazole glycerol phosphate synthase subunit HisH, translated as MIAVIDSGLSNIGSVLTALRRIGAEAKPTRDPTEVAAAGSLLLPGVGAFGDGMAALRKHGLVEPIRAHAEGGKPVLGICLGMQLLAGESEEFGMHEGLGLIPGRVRRLRPQAGQRVPNIGWCNLQVRTGAQLFADTPADACFYFVHSYVIDCAVEEDAAGTLTFGDDRATVAIERGRIFGAQFHPEKSQDAGLAVLDAFRRIGEALQ; from the coding sequence ATGATCGCCGTGATCGACAGCGGTCTCTCCAATATCGGCTCCGTGCTGACCGCCTTGCGGCGGATCGGCGCCGAGGCCAAGCCGACCCGCGATCCAACCGAGGTGGCGGCCGCCGGATCGCTCCTGCTGCCGGGTGTCGGTGCCTTCGGCGACGGGATGGCGGCTCTGCGGAAGCATGGTCTGGTCGAACCGATTCGCGCCCATGCAGAAGGCGGAAAGCCGGTCCTCGGGATCTGCCTCGGGATGCAGCTTCTGGCCGGTGAAAGCGAGGAATTCGGGATGCACGAGGGCCTCGGCCTGATCCCCGGCCGCGTGCGGCGCCTGCGCCCGCAGGCCGGACAGCGCGTTCCCAATATCGGTTGGTGCAACCTGCAAGTTCGTACTGGCGCACAACTTTTTGCGGATACCCCAGCCGACGCCTGCTTTTACTTCGTGCATTCCTATGTGATCGACTGCGCAGTCGAGGAAGACGCCGCTGGGACGCTGACCTTCGGCGACGACCGGGCGACGGTGGCGATCGAACGCGGGCGCATCTTCGGCGCCCAGTTTCATCCGGAGAAGAGCCAGGACGCCGGACTTGCGGTCCTCGATGCCTTTCGCCGGATCGGCGAGGCCCTGCAATGA
- a CDS encoding class I SAM-dependent methyltransferase, with translation MAKTDRPDLETAIRRCYSTWGERYYDDYYASDSAYPPVHTDIVRALLQNEGAGSLLDAGCGPASMLRDLALPGLERYGFDVTPEMTLEARRILGEQGLPPGRIWEGSVLDAGAFAPPSGASADGFDAAICFGVLPHIPAEADSGVIAHLRDALAPGGVMAVEARNELFGLFTLNRYSRALFRDRLIREEALAETAETASERTALAAALSSLDERFRTDLPPLRGGYADEPGYDEVLSRTHNPFELRALAEAAGLEEIRTLFYHYHALPPMLEAKAPALFRRASLAMEDPTDWRGHFMASAFILVARRPR, from the coding sequence ATGGCCAAGACCGACCGTCCCGACCTGGAGACCGCGATCCGGCGCTGTTACAGCACCTGGGGCGAGCGCTACTACGATGACTACTACGCGTCGGACAGCGCCTATCCACCGGTCCACACCGACATCGTTCGTGCGCTTTTGCAGAACGAGGGCGCAGGCAGCCTGCTGGACGCCGGTTGCGGACCGGCGTCCATGCTGCGAGATCTCGCCCTACCCGGCTTGGAGCGCTACGGCTTCGACGTGACGCCGGAAATGACCTTAGAAGCGCGACGCATTCTCGGTGAACAAGGTCTGCCACCCGGACGGATCTGGGAGGGGAGTGTCCTGGACGCCGGCGCCTTCGCGCCGCCAAGCGGCGCGTCTGCCGATGGGTTCGATGCCGCCATCTGTTTCGGCGTACTACCCCACATCCCGGCCGAAGCCGACAGCGGGGTAATCGCCCATCTGCGCGACGCTCTGGCACCTGGCGGCGTGATGGCCGTCGAGGCCCGTAACGAGCTCTTCGGGCTCTTCACCCTCAACCGCTACAGCCGAGCCTTGTTCCGCGACCGTCTGATCCGCGAAGAAGCCCTAGCTGAAACGGCGGAGACAGCCAGCGAACGCACGGCTCTGGCGGCTGCTTTGTCCAGCCTGGACGAGCGCTTCCGCACCGATCTGCCACCCTTGCGCGGCGGCTACGCGGACGAACCGGGTTACGACGAGGTACTGTCGCGCACCCACAATCCCTTTGAGCTGCGCGCCCTTGCCGAAGCAGCCGGGCTTGAGGAGATCCGCACCCTCTTCTATCACTACCACGCCTTGCCGCCGATGCTTGAGGCCAAGGCCCCCGCCCTCTTCCGCCGCGCCAGCCTTGCGATGGAAGATCCAACAGACTGGCGCGGACACTTCATGGCCTCCGCTTTCATTCTCGTTGCCCGAAGGCCGAGGTAG
- a CDS encoding DUF4910 domain-containing protein, with translation MPTATAVLDPPSATLDLSGAGMIALTRDLCQPRTAVVADGNETLFARIAAELTGELPLELIRVPSGESFNGWVVPQNWRVKRAKLYRDGREVFDGTDNSLGVAYYSRSFSGELSWEALQPKLVSNPALPDAYMFHCMWQYRPWDADWRLVMPHRLLATLGPGRYRVELETEDAPGEMLIGVAQKTGRSPKTIVFNSNNCHPHMANDGFAGTAVLIRLMQWLATQDTFYSYRLVIAPEHLGSVFYLKNLPRAEVDRMVCGIFEEMPGTGGAIKATSTFAGGHMLDAAFANVLRHHSQAHELVPWRCGAGNDETVWEAPGYEVPFVEVTRCEDQFAPYREYHSSLDTPDLMDPVQLEEMLAVLQRVVSVLENNKIARRRFDGLICLSNPDYGLYMERPDPTVVKDLEADAETWGHLLDCLFRYLDGDHTLLEIAERHRLCFDRLLLYLQRFEAKGLVELTRAEIERRRPERVAP, from the coding sequence ATGCCGACCGCCACCGCAGTTCTCGACCCGCCCTCTGCCACGCTCGACCTCTCGGGCGCGGGCATGATCGCGCTCACCCGCGATCTCTGCCAACCGCGCACGGCGGTGGTCGCCGACGGCAACGAAACGCTTTTCGCCCGCATAGCCGCCGAACTTACCGGGGAACTGCCGCTCGAACTGATCCGAGTACCCTCCGGCGAGAGCTTCAACGGCTGGGTCGTGCCGCAGAACTGGCGGGTGAAGCGGGCCAAGCTCTACCGCGACGGCCGGGAGGTCTTCGACGGCACGGACAACAGCCTGGGCGTAGCCTACTACTCTCGCTCCTTCTCCGGCGAGCTGTCTTGGGAAGCGCTGCAACCGAAGCTGGTCAGCAACCCGGCCCTGCCCGACGCCTACATGTTCCACTGCATGTGGCAGTATCGGCCCTGGGACGCCGACTGGCGGCTGGTGATGCCGCACAGGCTGCTCGCGACGCTGGGGCCGGGCCGCTACCGGGTCGAGTTGGAGACCGAAGACGCGCCCGGCGAGATGCTGATCGGCGTGGCGCAGAAGACCGGCCGCTCGCCCAAGACCATCGTTTTCAACTCCAACAACTGCCACCCGCACATGGCCAACGACGGTTTCGCCGGCACGGCGGTGCTGATCCGCCTGATGCAGTGGCTGGCCACGCAAGACACCTTCTACAGCTACCGCCTGGTGATCGCGCCGGAGCATCTGGGCAGTGTCTTCTACCTGAAAAACCTGCCGCGCGCGGAGGTCGACCGCATGGTCTGCGGCATCTTCGAGGAGATGCCCGGCACCGGCGGCGCCATCAAGGCGACCAGCACCTTCGCCGGCGGCCACATGCTGGACGCGGCCTTCGCCAACGTGCTGCGGCATCACAGCCAGGCGCATGAATTGGTGCCCTGGCGCTGCGGCGCCGGCAACGACGAGACGGTCTGGGAGGCACCCGGCTACGAAGTCCCCTTCGTCGAGGTCACGCGCTGCGAAGATCAGTTCGCGCCTTACCGGGAGTACCACTCCAGCCTCGACACCCCGGACCTGATGGACCCGGTCCAACTGGAAGAGATGCTGGCGGTCCTACAGCGCGTCGTCTCGGTACTCGAGAACAACAAGATCGCCCGGCGCCGCTTCGACGGCCTGATCTGTCTCTCCAATCCGGACTACGGACTCTACATGGAGCGGCCCGACCCCACCGTGGTGAAGGATCTGGAGGCCGACGCGGAGACCTGGGGTCATCTGCTGGACTGTCTCTTTCGCTACCTCGATGGCGATCACACGCTGCTGGAGATCGCCGAGCGCCATCGGCTCTGCTTCGATCGGCTGCTGCTCTATCTACAACGCTTCGAAGCCAAGGGCCTGGTGGAGTTAACCCGCGCCGAGATCGAACGTCGCCGGCCGGAGCGCGTGGCGCCATGA
- a CDS encoding class I SAM-dependent methyltransferase, with amino-acid sequence MTDPNLKSDSDIGDPLSERELCPDELLGGQEAAFARDIARLHASPDAHQRVPCPACGSDTPTPAFSKYGFAFQRCPTCGTLYMSPRPSETLMADYYANSENYAYWAEHIFPASEAARREKIHKPWLARVLDYCETFDIRRDLLLEVGPGFGTFSALASESGAFTRVVGVEPTPEMAAACRARGVDVVERRIEDLDSEVGQADVVCAFEVVEHLFAPRRFLAGIAPCVAPGGLLVLSCPNGEGFDIALLGEKSQAVDTEHVNLLTPRALSRMVEEVGFEVLRIHTPGRLDAEIVRDAALAGEIDLDPFLKRVLLDQWDTLGWPFQQFLAEQGLSSHMWLAARKVT; translated from the coding sequence ATGACCGATCCGAACCTGAAAAGCGACAGCGACATCGGAGACCCGCTGAGCGAGCGGGAACTCTGCCCTGACGAGCTGCTGGGAGGGCAGGAAGCCGCTTTCGCGCGCGATATCGCCCGCCTGCATGCCAGCCCCGACGCGCATCAGCGTGTGCCCTGCCCGGCCTGCGGCAGCGATACGCCCACGCCCGCTTTCTCGAAGTACGGCTTCGCGTTCCAACGCTGTCCGACCTGTGGGACGCTCTATATGAGCCCGCGGCCGAGCGAAACCTTGATGGCCGACTACTACGCCAACTCCGAGAACTACGCCTACTGGGCGGAGCACATCTTCCCGGCCTCCGAGGCGGCACGGCGCGAGAAGATTCACAAGCCTTGGCTGGCACGCGTGCTGGACTACTGCGAGACCTTCGATATTCGCCGCGACCTGCTGCTGGAAGTCGGCCCCGGTTTCGGCACCTTCTCAGCCCTGGCAAGCGAGTCCGGCGCCTTTACCCGGGTCGTCGGCGTGGAGCCGACGCCGGAAATGGCCGCCGCCTGCCGCGCACGCGGGGTCGACGTGGTCGAGAGGCGGATCGAAGATCTCGACAGCGAAGTCGGGCAAGCCGACGTGGTCTGTGCCTTCGAGGTCGTCGAGCATCTTTTCGCCCCTCGCCGATTCCTCGCCGGTATCGCGCCCTGTGTCGCACCCGGCGGCTTGCTGGTGCTGTCCTGTCCCAATGGCGAAGGCTTCGATATCGCGCTACTCGGCGAGAAGTCCCAGGCGGTCGATACCGAGCACGTCAACCTCCTGACGCCGCGCGCTCTCTCGCGCATGGTCGAGGAGGTGGGCTTCGAAGTTCTGCGCATCCATACGCCCGGCCGGCTCGACGCCGAAATCGTGCGCGACGCGGCCTTGGCCGGAGAGATCGATCTGGACCCCTTCCTCAAGCGCGTGCTGCTCGACCAATGGGACACGCTCGGCTGGCCGTTCCAGCAGTTCCTGGCCGAACAGGGGCTCTCGTCGCACATGTGGCTGGCCGCCCGGAAGGTGACGTGA
- a CDS encoding class I SAM-dependent methyltransferase, translating to MISAPRVTVSAAVTFGEFDPVPPAAEGALAEVGRGNALLALDNAQQYLFATADGTPWHRYDLPDDSDILNCGGYLDKLLKYRDPALAEHLRSKGVSKASFEDGSFPLLASRSPQLDLLLHRLLVALAGERPGRRVRLFDLGCTVAEHFDLLDIMLRATSDGRLKAPELLDYCGLDISALVLAAARFLHGDLDPRHFRLLLGEGSDFDAGDQRFDLSLSVGVIHNLRDPVGGTERMIGFSDVATVLACWACASEQGIWLTSHHAAPIYVFGREDLVRLRGAAQGRELLVADFIPEAQSSQQRHFAGLSQEAMDSLGCYHLVITDRLDLFPDLARLSL from the coding sequence ATGATATCGGCTCCGCGGGTAACCGTCAGCGCCGCAGTTACCTTCGGCGAGTTCGATCCCGTGCCGCCTGCGGCCGAGGGTGCCTTGGCGGAGGTCGGCAGGGGCAACGCCCTCTTAGCGCTCGACAATGCACAACAGTACCTTTTCGCCACCGCCGACGGAACGCCCTGGCACCGTTATGACCTGCCCGACGATTCCGATATTCTCAATTGCGGCGGCTACCTCGACAAGCTGCTGAAGTATCGCGATCCAGCGCTGGCCGAGCATCTGCGCAGTAAGGGCGTCAGCAAGGCGAGCTTCGAGGATGGTAGCTTTCCCCTGTTGGCCTCGCGCTCGCCGCAACTCGACCTGCTGCTGCACCGCCTGCTGGTGGCGCTCGCCGGAGAGCGGCCCGGCAGGCGTGTCAGGCTGTTCGACCTGGGCTGCACGGTCGCGGAGCATTTCGACCTGCTGGACATCATGCTGCGGGCCACCAGCGACGGCAGGCTGAAAGCGCCGGAGCTACTCGACTACTGCGGCCTGGACATCTCCGCCCTGGTGTTGGCCGCGGCGCGCTTTCTGCACGGAGATCTCGACCCGCGCCACTTCCGCCTATTGCTCGGCGAAGGCTCCGACTTCGATGCCGGCGATCAGCGGTTCGACCTCTCGCTGTCGGTCGGCGTGATCCACAATCTGCGCGACCCGGTCGGCGGCACCGAACGCATGATCGGATTCTCCGACGTGGCGACCGTGCTGGCCTGCTGGGCCTGCGCGTCGGAGCAAGGCATCTGGCTAACCAGCCATCACGCCGCCCCCATCTACGTCTTCGGCCGGGAAGACCTGGTCCGGCTGCGCGGCGCCGCCCAAGGGCGCGAACTTTTGGTCGCGGACTTCATTCCGGAGGCCCAGTCGAGCCAGCAGCGTCACTTCGCCGGCCTCAGTCAGGAGGCGATGGACAGCCTGGGCTGCTACCATCTGGTGATCACCGACCGCCTCGATCTCTTTCCCGATCTGGCGAGGTTGAGCCTGTGA
- a CDS encoding N-acetyl sugar amidotransferase has protein sequence MTEPLTPTALAGQRAHPAPGGPPGGPHPRLVPVLLLKHGVIVRSQLFKVHQVIGNPLSSVERFSHWNVDELIVLDISRGSEGHDLRRDDLQQSYDGDDVLDVLRAIAEVCFMPLTFGGRVRTLWDIEARLAVGADKVALNTAAFETPELIEQAARRFGSQCIVASIDAEKTDAGWEVRVDGGRRATGLDPADWARDLERRGAGEILLNSIDRDGAGQGYDLELIRHVTDAVEIPLVACGGVGRYEHFAPAILDAAAAAAGAANIFHFFELSYPQAKRTALAAGVPLRPLRLGSKYLPREPSYDRAREDARLAERLRQAEEADYPAAQPAAAIKRQPIRWCSHCTYPSISAAPMEFDAAGKCTGCQMAEVKAAIPPDEWARRTELLHDLVERYRCRDGSRHDCVVAVSGGKDSYFQVHVVKEVLGLNPLLVTYDGNNWTEVGWRNMVRMREAFDADHIVVRPSVETLKRLNRLAFQVMGDMNWHAHVGIMTVPMRVAAERGIPLVFYGEHGYLDLCGQFSMDDFPEVTYRDRLEHFARGYEWSYFLGREGLTAQQLDTWKYPSDTRLLELDLRGLFLGNYVHWEANAHIKLVTERYGFEISEEPFDRTYRTMSNLDDMHENGVHDYLKYIKFGYGRGTDHTCKDIRASLMNREDAIELVNRYDPVKPRDLLRWLDYVGMTEETFDRMADTFRDPRVWRHEDGRWVRDRLERSRP, from the coding sequence ATGACCGAACCGTTGACACCCACGGCGCTGGCCGGCCAACGCGCCCACCCGGCACCCGGCGGACCGCCCGGCGGTCCGCATCCCCGGCTGGTGCCGGTGCTGCTGCTCAAGCACGGTGTGATCGTGCGCAGCCAGCTCTTCAAAGTGCACCAGGTGATCGGCAATCCCCTGTCCAGCGTCGAGCGCTTCTCCCACTGGAACGTGGATGAGTTGATCGTCCTGGATATCTCGCGGGGCAGCGAGGGCCACGACCTGCGCCGCGACGACCTGCAGCAGAGCTATGACGGCGACGATGTCCTGGACGTGCTGCGCGCGATCGCCGAGGTCTGTTTCATGCCGCTGACCTTCGGCGGTCGGGTCCGGACGCTTTGGGACATCGAGGCCCGCCTGGCGGTCGGCGCCGACAAGGTCGCGCTCAACACGGCGGCCTTCGAGACTCCCGAGTTGATCGAGCAGGCCGCACGGCGCTTCGGCAGCCAGTGCATCGTGGCCTCGATCGACGCCGAGAAGACAGACGCCGGCTGGGAGGTGCGGGTCGATGGCGGACGGCGCGCTACCGGCCTCGACCCCGCGGACTGGGCCCGCGACCTGGAACGGCGCGGGGCCGGCGAGATTCTGCTCAACTCCATCGACCGCGACGGCGCGGGTCAAGGCTACGATCTCGAGCTTATCCGTCACGTGACCGACGCCGTCGAGATTCCCCTTGTCGCCTGCGGCGGGGTCGGCCGCTACGAGCACTTCGCGCCAGCGATCCTGGACGCCGCCGCCGCCGCCGCCGGGGCGGCCAACATCTTCCACTTCTTCGAACTCAGCTACCCGCAGGCCAAGCGCACCGCCCTTGCCGCCGGTGTGCCGCTGCGGCCGCTGCGGCTCGGCTCCAAGTACCTGCCGCGCGAACCCTCCTACGACCGCGCCCGGGAAGATGCCCGCCTGGCCGAACGCCTGCGCCAGGCGGAGGAGGCGGACTACCCGGCAGCGCAGCCCGCGGCCGCGATCAAGCGCCAGCCCATCCGCTGGTGCAGCCATTGCACCTATCCCTCGATCTCGGCGGCGCCGATGGAGTTCGATGCGGCCGGCAAGTGCACCGGTTGTCAGATGGCGGAGGTCAAGGCCGCTATTCCCCCGGATGAGTGGGCCCGGCGCACGGAGCTTCTACACGATCTGGTCGAGCGCTACCGCTGCCGCGACGGCTCGCGCCACGACTGCGTCGTCGCCGTGTCGGGCGGCAAGGACAGCTACTTCCAGGTTCATGTCGTCAAGGAGGTGCTGGGTCTCAACCCACTGCTGGTGACTTACGACGGCAACAACTGGACCGAGGTCGGCTGGCGCAACATGGTCCGCATGCGCGAGGCCTTCGACGCCGACCATATCGTGGTCCGCCCTTCGGTCGAAACCCTGAAGCGCCTGAACCGCCTCGCCTTCCAGGTCATGGGCGACATGAACTGGCACGCCCACGTGGGCATCATGACCGTTCCGATGCGGGTGGCGGCGGAGCGCGGCATCCCGCTGGTCTTCTACGGCGAGCACGGCTACCTCGATCTCTGCGGCCAGTTCTCGATGGACGATTTTCCCGAAGTCACTTATCGAGACCGGTTGGAGCACTTCGCGCGCGGCTACGAGTGGAGTTACTTCCTCGGACGCGAGGGTCTGACCGCGCAGCAGCTCGATACCTGGAAATACCCCAGCGACACGCGGCTGCTGGAGCTCGACCTGCGTGGACTGTTCCTGGGCAACTACGTCCACTGGGAAGCCAACGCGCACATCAAGCTGGTGACCGAGCGCTACGGCTTCGAGATCAGCGAGGAGCCCTTCGACCGTACCTACCGCACGATGTCGAACCTGGACGACATGCACGAGAACGGAGTCCACGACTATCTGAAGTACATCAAGTTCGGCTACGGTCGCGGAACCGATCATACCTGCAAGGACATCCGGGCGAGTCTCATGAACCGCGAAGACGCCATCGAGCTGGTCAACCGCTACGACCCCGTCAAACCACGGGATCTCCTGCGCTGGCTCGACTACGTCGGCATGACGGAAGAAACCTTCGACCGCATGGCCGATACCTTCCGCGACCCGCGCGTCTGGCGCCACGAGGACGGCCGCTGGGTTCGGGACCGGCTGGAGCGATCACGGCCATGA